From Sceloporus undulatus isolate JIND9_A2432 ecotype Alabama chromosome 6, SceUnd_v1.1, whole genome shotgun sequence, one genomic window encodes:
- the LOC121934762 gene encoding tumor necrosis factor receptor superfamily member 16-like — protein MRIRRNGCTGMEARQVRFLLASLLMLLRVLDPKVLAHQGCEHGHFTSSGECCEVCPLGYGATVPCGSTNTKCEPCQESVTFSSTNSATEPCWSCSTCPSHVAVLETCTAARDTVCATSCPRGHYLPPGNRSHPSGQCVPCQVCPEGYGATRPCSPSANTVCQKCPEGYYSEVKSSFESCLPCQQECGQNEVMIQACTPLSDTLCMDKELQILKRTEGEPRKDFPKRTPHFDLEGSVSPNTSTLEFVPPLAEDNSKNIIPVYCSILAAVVVGLLAYVAFKCWTTCKQKHQLAKARAGEMVTSPEGEKLHSDSGVFLDTHSLQEHHPLNKAHKIEPRLYTNLPPQKQEEVEQLLEAPPHGKDWRCLAYHLGYEEETIDTFGRGEAPAHTLLSDWSSKEGATLEALSTALGAIERPDVVENLNAPTEVSSVV, from the exons GTTTTGGCACATCAAGGTTGTGAACATGGGCACTTCACCTCCTCTGGAGAGTGCTGCGAAGTCTGCCCTCTGGGTTATGGGGCCACCGTTCCCTGTGGAAGCACCAACACTAAGTGTGAACCATGCCAAGAAA GTGTCACGTTCTCTTCCACCAACAGTGCCACGGAGCCTTGCTGGTCATGTTCCACATGCCCAAGTCACGTGGCTGTACTGGAGACATGCACCGCTGCCCGCGACACAGTCTGTGCCACCAGCTGCCCCCGTGGGCATTACCTCCCTCCGGGAAACAGGAGCCATCCCAGCGGGCAATGTGTCCCTTGCCAGGTGTGCCCAGAAGGCTACGGGGCAACCAGGCCTTGCAGCCCCAGTGCCAACACTGTCTGCCAGAAATGCCCTGAAGGTTATTACTCAGAGGTGAAGAGTTCTTTTGAGTCCTGCCTCCCCTGCCAGCAGGAGTGTGGCCAGAATGAAGTCATGATCCAGGCTTGCACCCCTCTTTCGGACACTCTGTGCATGG ACAAGGAACTGCAAATCCTGAAGCGGACCGAGGGAGAGCCCCGGAAGGATTTCCCCAAAAGGACACCCCATTTCGATTTGGAAGGCAGCGTTTCCCCCAATACTTCCACCTTGGAGTTCGTCCCTCCGTTAGCCGAGGACAACAGCAAGAACATCATCCCGGTCTACTGCTCCATCTTGGCCGCGGTGGTGGTCGGACTCCTTGCCTACGTGGCCTTCAAATG CTGGACTACATGTAAGCAAAAGCACCAACTGGCCAAGGCCCGGGCAGGAGAGATGGTGACATCCCCTGAAGGCGAGAAGCTTCACAGCGACAGCGGGGTCTTCCTTGATACTCACAGCCTCCAGGAGCACCACCCGCTCAACAAGG CACACAAGATTGAACCCCGTCTGTACACGAATCTCCCACCCCAGAAGCAGGAAGAGGTGGAACAGCTGCTGGAGGCTCCCCCCCATGGCAAAGACTGGCGCTGCCTGGCCTATCACTTGGGCTACGAGGAAGAAACCATTGATACCTTTGGCAGAGGGGAAGCCCCTGCCCACACTTTGCTGTCTGATTGGTCATCCAAGGAGGGGGCCACGCTGGAGGCCCTGAGCACGGCTCTGGGGGCCATTGAGAGGCCAGACGTGGTGGAGAACTTGAACGCCCCCACCGAGGTCAGCTCTGTGGTGTGA